The DNA sequence TCAGAAGACAGGAATTTTATACTATTTTTGACCAGTTAACTAATGCTTTTTTGTAGCATTAGGTTTGGTTCGGCAGTTGTATTTTACTGCGATATGCAGTTGCTGTTCGAAAGAAAGTATGGAGCATTCCCAAATTCTGATAACAGAGGTTTTTATATGATACTGAAGGCAGATAATCTAGTTAAACATTATGGCGCACGTACTGTAGTCAATGATGTGTCAATTGAGGTAGAACAAGGTGAGATTGTAGGTTTGTTGGGGCCAAATGGAGCAGGTAAGACTACTTGTTTCTATATGACAGTTGGGCTTATCAAACCGAATAATGGTATTATTCATCTTGACGGAAATGACATCACTAAGCTTCCGATGTATGAGCGTGCCAAGTTGGGAGTAGGTTATTTGGCACAGGAGCCATCTGTATTCAGAAACCTGACAGTGGAAGAAAATATTTTGCTTCCGTTGGAGATGAGAAAAATCCCGAAGGCCGAGCAAAAACACAAGGCGCAGGAACTGATGGAAGAATTCAGTTTGACGCATGTGAAAGACAATTTGGGTATGTCACTTTCAGGTGGTGAGAGAAGACGTACTGAGATTGCACGTACTTTGGCGACAGATCCTAAATTTGTCTTGTTGGATGAGCCATTTGCAGGGGTGGACCCGATTGCAGTAGAAGAAATTCAACGCATTGTCTATAAACTGAAGCACAAAAATATTGGTGTGCTGATCACTGACCACAACGTAACGGAAACACTTTCGATTACGGATAGGGTTTATATCCTTCAAAGTGGTAAGCTATTCAAAGAAGGTACACCAGAGCAATTGATCAATGATGTTGAAGTAAGAAAAGCATACTTTGGGGAATACGCTGAGTACAAAAAGAAAGATTTTTCTAACTCTTAAATCATGATATATCAGTAGATTGAGAGTTTAAGGATTTGTTAATAATGAAAGGGATGTGATTTCACATCCCTTTTTTATTGTACTTTTTATATATTTCGCAATAAGAAATAACCAATATTAGTCCATAGAGACACTCTTTAAAAAAGAATAGAACAATCAATTGACAAACCCAGTCATTTGGAATTCGGCTTGATTAATGCATTTTGTAAATACTAACTGAAATCAGTTGTTAAAAGCTGAATTTTGGATTCTGCTACTACCAAACACATGTAATGCAGTCAGGCTGGAGACTGAAAGCTAAGTTACGAATCAATGATTATGGCAATACATCTTTTTAATTCCGCAGTAAATTGGATGCTTAAGCGCAGGATGGAAGAAGTGGAATACTTCATGCAAAATCCTTTGGAAGTGCAGGAGCGGACTTTTCAGCAGTTGATTAAAAGTGCAAAAGACACTGAGTGGGGTAGAAAGTATAATTACCGTAACATAAGAAATGGGGAAGATTTCAAAAGGGATGTACCTGTTTCTACCTATGAAGAACTTTACCCATATATCGAACGCCTCATGCAGGGGGAACAAAACCTGTTGTGGCCAACTAAAATCAACTGCTTCTCAAAGTCGTCCGGCACTACTAACGCCAGAAGCAAATTTATCCCAGTATCGGGAGAAGCCTTAGAAGAAACCCACTACAAGGCTGGCAAAGCCATGTTTGCTATTTATGTTAACCGCTACCCTGAAACTAAATTCAGTATTGGAAAGTCTTTGGGAATCGGAGGGTCATATCAGCAGAACCATCTTAATGATGAAACCTATTATGGGGACGTTTCTGCCTTGATTATGAAAAACCTGCCTTTTTGGGCTGAACTGATGCGTGCTCCCAGTATTGAAATTGCTTTAATGGATGAGTGGGAGAGTAAAATAGAAAAGATCGCCAGAACAACCATTAATGAGAATATTACGAGTTTGGCAGGTGTGCCAACTTGGACTTTGGTGTTGCTTCAGCGTATTCTGGATATAACAGGCAAAAACAGTATTGCAGAGGTTTGGCCTGGTCTGGAAGTGTTCTTTCATGGTGCTGTTGCTTTCGGTCCGTACAGAGACTCATTTCAGAAGTTAATACAACATCCTGATATGCATTATATGGAAGTTTATAATGCTTCAGAAGGCTATTTTGGTATTCAG is a window from the Limibacter armeniacum genome containing:
- the lptB gene encoding LPS export ABC transporter ATP-binding protein — protein: MILKADNLVKHYGARTVVNDVSIEVEQGEIVGLLGPNGAGKTTCFYMTVGLIKPNNGIIHLDGNDITKLPMYERAKLGVGYLAQEPSVFRNLTVEENILLPLEMRKIPKAEQKHKAQELMEEFSLTHVKDNLGMSLSGGERRRTEIARTLATDPKFVLLDEPFAGVDPIAVEEIQRIVYKLKHKNIGVLITDHNVTETLSITDRVYILQSGKLFKEGTPEQLINDVEVRKAYFGEYAEYKKKDFSNS
- a CDS encoding GH3 auxin-responsive promoter family protein — its product is MAIHLFNSAVNWMLKRRMEEVEYFMQNPLEVQERTFQQLIKSAKDTEWGRKYNYRNIRNGEDFKRDVPVSTYEELYPYIERLMQGEQNLLWPTKINCFSKSSGTTNARSKFIPVSGEALEETHYKAGKAMFAIYVNRYPETKFSIGKSLGIGGSYQQNHLNDETYYGDVSALIMKNLPFWAELMRAPSIEIALMDEWESKIEKIARTTINENITSLAGVPTWTLVLLQRILDITGKNSIAEVWPGLEVFFHGAVAFGPYRDSFQKLIQHPDMHYMEVYNASEGYFGIQDTNVADEMLLLLDYGVYYEFIPMDEWGKENPKVIDLGDVEVGKNYAMIISTNAGLWRYHIGDTVRFTSTSPYRIKITGRTKHFINAFGEELVIENAEEAITAACQVTGALVNNFSAAPIYLEAGKQGGHEWVVEFEHSPENMDIFVNVLDSKLREINSDYDAKRYKDIALIKPIIHNAPKGTFYEWMKRKGKLGGQHKVPRLANNREHIDSLIEVMNSVKI